The Nitrosomonadales bacterium nucleotide sequence ACTGTGCGTCTGGAAGCGAATCCGCTGCGGGTGGATGTCCCGGCGGTGTTTCGGACGGTGCGCGGCGAAGTGAACGGCAATTTCTTCACGACCGATATCGAACGGTTGAGACTGGCGCTGGAAAAGCTGCCCTGGGTACGCAGTGTCGCCATCCGGCGCGAATTTCCGGATCGCCTGATGGTGCGACTGGAGGAACACCAGCCGCTGGCGCGCTGGAACGACAGCGCACTGGTGAATCGGCAGGGCGAGGTATTCAGCGCGGAAAGCGGGCAATTGCTGCCGGATTTCGTGGGGCAGGAGGGCACCTCGACCGAGGTTGCGCAGAGCTTCGGGCAATTCAGCCGCCAGCTCGCGGCACTGGACCTGCAGATCGAGCGGCTGGCATTGACGCCGCGTCATGCGTGGCAGGTGCAATTGAACAACGGTCTGGTGCTGGAACTGGGGCGCGAGGAGATGCAGCGGCGTCTGGCAAGGTTCGTGGCAGTGTATCCGTACGGCATCGCCGCGATGCAGGGAAACATCAGGTATGTGGATCTGCGCTATCGCAACGGGTTTGCGGTGGGTGGCAGCGGCAAAGGTTGAAATCGGCAGTGGAGAACGAACGATGAGCAGGAACAGGGAAAACAAGAATCTGGTGGTCGGGCTGGATATCGGCACGTCCAAGATCGTGGCCATCGTCGGTGAGGTCAAGCCGGATGGGTCGCTGGAAGTGATCGGCATGGGCATGCACAAGTCCGACGGCATGAAAAAAGGCATGGTGGTGAATATCGAAGCCACCGTGGGATCGATCCAGCGCGCACTGGAAGAAGCGGAACTGATGGCCGATTGCAAGATACACGAGGTCTATACCGGCATCGCAGGCAGCCATATCCGCGGCATCAATTCGCGCGGCATGGTGAAGATCAAGGAGAAGGAGGTCTCGGTCGGCGATATCGAACGCGTTATCGAAACGGCCAGTTCGATCAGCCTGCCGGCTGACCAGCAGACGCTGCACGTCCTGGAGCAGGAATTCAGTATCGACGGCCAGGACGGCATCAAGAAGCCGCTGGGCATGAGCGGGATGCGGCTCGATGTGGAAGTCCATATCGTCAGCGGTGCGGTGGCGGCGGTGCAGAACATCATGAAATGCATCCATCGTTGCGGGCTGGAGGTCAACGAACTGATCCTGCAGCCGCTGGCATCGAGCAAGGCGGTGCTGGCCGAGGATGAAAAGGATCTGGGGGTGTGCATCGTGGATATCGGCGGTGGCACCACGGATATCGCGGTGTTCACCGGCGGCGCGATACGCCATACCGCAGTGATCCCGATCGCCGGCGATCAGATTACCAACGACATCGCGATGGCGTTGCGTACGCCGACTCAGGATGCGGAGGACATCAAGATCAAGCAAGGCTGCGCGTTGCGCCAGTTGGCCGACGACAGCGCGATCGAGGTGCCCGGGGTGGGCGAACGCGGACCACGCATGCTGTCGCGCCAGACGCTGGCGGAGGTGATCGAGCCGCGCGTCGAGGAATTGTATTCGCTGGTACAGCAGGAACTGCGCCGCAGCGGGTTCGAGGATCTGCTGTCGTCCGGAATCGTCATTTGCGGCGGCAGTAGCGCGATGCAGGGGATGGTTGAGCTGGGCGAGGAGATCTTCCATCTGCCGGTGCGGCTGGGTATCCCGAAATATGTGGGCGGCCTGTCCGACGTGGTGAAGACGCCGCGCATGGCGACGGGCGTGGGGTTGCTGTTGTACGGCCTGGAACATCACCTGCGCAACGAGGAGATACGTATGCAGTCGAGTTCGTTCGGTGATGTGCTGGCGAGGATGAAGAGCTGGTTCCAGGGGAATTTTTAGCGGTTCAGGGGTTGGTTGGCGGTACAAAACGGGTGCAGGGTGGGTTGGTAATTTTTTATAAGGAGACGACGATGTTTGAAATCATGGAAGCACAATCTCAGGAGGCGGTGATCAAGGTGATCGGTGTGGGTGGCTGCGGCGGTAATGCGGTCGATCATATGATCGAACAGGGCGTGCAGGGGGTCGAGTTCGTCGTCATCAATACCGATGCGCAGGCACTCAAACGCAGCAAGGCGCGCACCCAGTTGCAGATCGGCGCAAGCATCACCAAGGGGTTGGGGGCGGGTGCCAAGCCGTCGGTCGGCCAGGCGGCAGCCGAGGAGGATCGAGACCGCATCCGGGAGATGATCCAGGGTGCGAACATGGTGTTCATCACCGCCGGCATGGGTGGCGGAACCGGTACCGGCGCGGCGCCCATCGTTGCACAGATCGCCAAGGAGATGGATATTCTGACCGTGGCGGTGGTCACCAAGCCATTCGCCTACGAGGGCAACCGGATGCGTTTCGCCAAGGCGGGCATCGAGGCGCTGCACGAATTCGTCGATTCGCTGATCATCGTGCCGAATTCCAAGCTGATGGAGGTGCTGGGCATGGATATCACCGTGCCGGAAGCGTTCAAGGCGGCCAACGGGGTGCTACAGGGCGCAGTGGCGGGAATCGCGGAAGTGATCAACGTGCCGGGCCTGATCAATGTGGATTTCGCCGACGTGCGTACCGTGATGTCGGAGAATGGCATGGCGATGATGGGCTCTGCGATCGCTTCGGGCGAGGGGCGTGCCCGTATCGCCGCCGAGCGTGCGATCGCCAGTCCGCTGCTGGAAGATGTGGATATGTCGGGTGCGCGCGGCGTACTGGTGAACATCACTTCCTCAAGCTATCTGAAACTCAAGGAAATCGACGACGTGATGGAATGCGTCCAGTTTGCTGCGGAAGAGGCGACGGTGATCGTTGGCTCGGTGTTCGACGATGCCATGGGCGAGGACCTGCGCGTGACGGTCGTGGCAACGGGCTTGGGGGCGCCGCTGGCACGCAGGCAGCCCAAACCGGAGGTGGTCTACCGCAGCGAAGAGACTTTCCAGCGCACCGGGACGGATAATGAGCCGGCACCCAATGCCAGCGTGAACTACGCCGAACTGGATACGCCGGCAGTGATGCGTCGTGGTCGCAGGGAAGCGGTCGATGCCATGGAAAAGTCCGGTGTGGATACCTATGACATCCCGTCCTTCCTGCGCAAACAGGCGGATTAGGCGCGGTTCGGGAGTATGGCTGTGGTAAAATCGCACCGTGATTCCAGTGATCAAGACAGCGATGGTTAAGCAGCGCACCCTGAAGAATGCCGTCAGCGTGACGGGCGTCGGCTTGCATAGCGGCGAAAAAGTGACGCTCGGATTGCGCCCTGCGCCGGCCAATACCGGTATCGTGTTTCGCAGGGTGGACATCAAGCCGGTCGAAGAGATCTGTGCGAGCGCCGAGTTGGTGCATGACACGCGACTCTCGACTTGCATGGAGCAGAATGGTGTGCGGGTCGCAACCATCGAGCACCTGATGTCCGCGCTGGCCGGACTGGGTGTGGACAATGCCTATGTCGATCTGGATAGCGCTGAAGTGCCGATCATGGATGGCAGCGCCGGAACCTTCATTTTCCTGCTGCAATCGGCGGGTATCGTCGAACAGGGCGCCGCCAAGAAATTCATCCGCGTGAAAAAGGCCGTCGAGGTCAGGCAGGGCGACAAATGGGTCCGCTTCGACCCGCATCATGGTTACAAACTGACCTTTACCATCAACTTCGCTCATCCGGTATTCGCCAACAGCAAGCAGCATGTCACGGTGGATCTCGACGAGCATTCCTATGTCCGCGATATCAGTCGTGCGCGCACCTTCGGCTTCATGCAGGATGTGGAGAATATGCGTGCGCAAGGTCTGGCGCTGGGCGGCAGCCTGGACAATGCCATCGTGATGGATGACTACCGGGTGCTGAATCCGGACGGCTTACGATTCGAAGATGAGTTCGTCAAGCATAAGGTGCTGGATGCGATTGGCGACCTCTATCTGTTGAAATATCCGCTGATCGGCGCATTCTCCGGCTACAAATCCGGACATGCCCTGAATAATGCCTTGTTGCGTGCCCTGCTTGCCGACGAACAGGCGTGGGAATTTGTCACCTTCGACAGCGAGGAGGAAGCGCCCGCTTTTCTGAGACTGCAATTGCATTCCGCCTGACTCTCGCTGCCCCCCGGTAATGGCTGGTATATGTTGATCTTGCGTTTACTTCTGGTGCTGGTCTCCTTGCTGCTGGTGTTGAGTGGCGGCATGTACTGGTTTACGCGTGACCGGCGCTATATTGAATTCGCCTGGCAAACGCTACGTTTTACGGCGATCCTGCTGGCGGTCTTCGCCCTGCTGTTCGTGCTGGAACGTTATGTACTGGTCGGCTGGCGGATTCTGATCTAGTTTTTTCTGCGCGCCATTCTTTGCAGCGCGTCCTTCAATGGCGAATCGTCCATGTTGCCGCTCAGCTCGTTCAACGCGTTCCGTGCCGTTTCGGTCAGTATGCGGGGCGTGGGTGGTGGGCGATAGCGCATATAGTCAACTTGCACCTTGACGCGGATTCCGCTAACCTCACAATCCCTGTTTTGCAACATAACCACAAGTTCCGGTGCAAGTTGACGCAATTTCGCGGCAATGGCGGGATTCGCAACTGCGACACTCAGCGTGCCTGCATGCAGACCCAGAATCTGGGCGGATTCGGCAAGATGGGGCGGCGCAACGCTGGCGAAATGCTGCTGCAGAGCCAGCAAATACTTGGTCTTCCCGGTCAGGAAGCCGAATTCCTGACCGCTACTGAGGAGTGATTTAAGTCGTTGTGCCACGATGCTCTTGATGCTACACGTAAGGGGGAGATGCGTGAATATTATTCTGGTTTCCAATCGCTTGGCAAAAGCCAGCAGCATCAATCTGGGCGGCTGGCAGATTATGATGTTGCTCGTGCTGCTGTTCTGGATGATGCTGGGAGTGGCTTTTGCCGCGCAATACGCTCTGGTGCGTTTTGCCCCGGAAGGGCTGAATGACAGCATCCGCACACTGTTATCCAGGGTGCAGAGCGAGGAACGGGAAAAGCAACAGTCCTATATGCACAGCAGTCTCGATGCCATGGCAACGCGGGTCGGACGGATCCAGGCGGAGGTTCAGCGGCTGGATGCACTTGGGGCGCGCCTGGCGAAATTGACCGGCATGAAGCCGGAGGAATTCCAGTTCGATCAACCTCCCGCGCAGGGCGGTCCGCTGGTGATGCCCTCCACGCAGGAGTTGTCGGCTGCCAGCTTGGAGCGTCAGCTGGATAAACTGGCCGAAGTGGTGACGGATCGCTCCGACAAGCTGATGGCGCTAGAGACCATGCTGTTGCAGAATCAGCTGAACCGCAAGTTGCTTCCGTCGATCCCGCCAATCAATGGGGGATTCTATTCGTCGAATTTCGGTTGGCGCAGCGACCCCTTTACCGGCGCGAACGCGATGCATGAAGGGGTCGATTATATGGTTCCCGCCGGGACGGCGATCCGCGCCTCTGCAGGCGGGGTGGTGGCGTTCTCGGATTACCATCCCCAGTATGGTAATATGGTGGAGGTGGATCACGGCAACGATATCGTTACGCGATATGCGCATGCCTCCAAGCTGTTGGTGAAGGTTGGTCAGGTGGTCAGGCGCGGCACAAAGCTTGCCGAAGTCGGTAGTACCGGACGCTCTACGGGCAACCATTTGCATTTTGAGGTTCGTTATAAAGGTATCGCGCAGAATCCAGTGCGTTTTTTGCGGAACGCAGCCAGTTGATGGCAATACAGCTTTATCCGAGGGTGAGGTGATGGATCGCCTCACCCTTTATTATTTTGTGGTGTAAGAAAACGAGAACATGATTTCCAGAATGCTGAAAAGTGTCTTCGGTAGTCGCAATGATCGTCTGCTCAAGCAGTATCGCGCTATCGTCAAGACCGTTAACAAGTTTGAATCCGATATCACCAGGCTGAGCGACGAAGAGTTGCGCCAGAAGACCGAAAGTTTCAAGCAGTGTTTTGCCCGGGGCGAGACGCTGGACGCGCTGCTGCCTGAAGCGTTCGCGGTCGTGCGAGAGGCCAGTTCGCGTGTACTGGGGATGCGTCATTACGACGTACAGTTGATTGGCGGGATTGCGCTGCATAACGGCAAGATCGCCGAAATGCGAACCGGTGAGGGCAAAACCCTGATGGCCACCCTGCCGGTCTATCTGAATGCAATCTCGGGCAAGGGCGTGCATGTCGTGACGGTCAACGACTATCTGGCCGGTCGCGATGCGGAGTGGATGGGCAAGGTGTACCGTTTCCTCGGGCTGTCGGTCGGGGTGATTCTGTCACAGATGCCGCACGACCAGAAGAAGGCGGCTTATGCGGCCGACATCACCTACGGCACCAACAACGAGTTCGGCTTCGATTACCTGCGTGACAATATGGCTACGCAAATGGATGAGCGCTACCAGCGCCCGCTCAATTACGCCATCGTGGACGAGGTGGACTCAATCCTGATCGATGAGGCACGCACACCGCTGATCATCTCGGGGCAAGCCGAGGATAACGTCGATATCTATGTACACGTCAATCAGTTGGCGCCGCAGTTGGTGCGCCAGAAGGATGGTGACGAAGAGGGGCCCGGCGATTTCAGCGTGGACGAGAAGAACCATCAGATATTGTTGACCGAAGCGGGACACGAACGTGCGGAGACCATCCTGACACAGGCTGGTTTGTTGCCGGAAGGCGGCAGTCTGTACGATCCAGCCAACATTACCCTGATCCATCACCTGTATGCGGCATTGCGTGCGCACAGTCTGTACCACCGTGACCAGCACTATGTGGTGCAGGATGGTGAGGTGGTGATCGTGGACGAATTCACCGGCCGACTGATGGCGGGGCGGCGCTGGTCCGATGGCCTGCATCAGGCAGTGGAGGCAAAAGAGGGCGTCCCCATACAGAAGGAGAACCAGACGCTGGCCTCGATCACCTTCCAGAACTATTTCCGTCTGTACCACAAACTGGCCGGCATGACCGGTACTGCGGATACCGAGGCGTATGAGTTTCAGCAGATTTACAGCCTGGAGACTGTCATCATTCCTCCGCATCGCCCGACCATCCGTAACGACCAGATGGATAAGGTGTATCTCACCACCGGGGAAAAACATCTCGCGGTGATCGATGACATCAGGGATTGTTACCGGCGTGGTCAGCCGGTACTGGTCGGTACGACCTCGATCGAGAATTCGGAATTGTTGTCCGGGTTGCTGGACAAGGAGAAGATGCCGCATCAGGTATTGAATGCCAAACAGCATGCGCGCGAAGCGGAGATCGTTGCGCAGGCGGGGCGCCCGAAAATGGTGACCATCGCCACCAATATGGCGGGGCGCGGCACCGACATCGTATTGGGGGGCAACGTCGAGAAGCAGGTTGAGCTCATCCGCGGGGATGACAGTCTGGAAGAGTCGGAAAAAGAAGGTCGTATCGCGCAATTGAAGGAGGAATGGCAGCAATTACATCAGCAGGTGCTGTCCAGCGGAGGGCTGCACATCATTGGAACGGAACGCCACGAGTCGCGTCGTGTTGACAACCAGCTGCGTGGGCGTTCCGGGCGCCAGGGTGATCCGGGCTCCAGTCGTTTTTTCCTGTCACTGGAAGACCCGCTGTTGCGCATCTTCGCTTCCGACCGGGTGGCGGCGATCATGAGCCGGTTCAAGTTGCCCGAAGGCGAGGCGATCGAACACAAGTGGGTGACGCGCGCCATCGAGAACGCGCAACGCAAGGTCGAGGCGCGCAATTTCGATTTGCGCAAGCAGATACTCGAGTACGACGATGTGGCCAACGACCAGCGCAAGGTGATCTATCAGCAGCGTAGCGAACTGCTGGAAAGCACGGATATCTCCGATACCATCGCCGCGATGCGGGAAGGCGTGCTGGAAGATGCCATCAGCCAGCACATCGCGCCGCACAGCATGGAGGAACAGTGGGATGTGCCGGGGCTGGAAAAGGCGCTGGCGGCGGAATTTCGCCTGGCTCTGCCGATAGCGCGGTGGCTGGAGGAAGACAGACAGCTGAACGAAGAGGGTTTGCGCGTACGCATTGCCGAACAGGCGCGGCAGTTGTATCAGGCCAAGGTGGACGCGGTGGGCGGCGAGGCGATGCACCATTACGAACGAGCGATCATGCTGCAAAGCCTGGATGTGCATTGGCGCGAGCACCTTGCCGCGCTGGATCATTTGCGCCAGGGCATCCATTTGCGCGGCTATGCGCAAAAGAACCCGAAGCAGGAGTACAAACGCGAGGCATTTGAACTTTTTGCCATGATGCTGGACGAGATCAAGCGCGAGGTGACGCAGGTGTTGATGATGGTGCAGGTGCGTAGCGAGGCGGATGTCGAGGCGGTAGAATCGCAACCCGCACCGGAAAATGTGCAGTATCATCACGCCGATTATGATGAAGCGCTGGAGCAGGGCGCCCAGCCATCGGATGGGGAACATAAGCCGTTCGTGCGCGAAGGGCAGAAAGTGGGCCGTAACGATCCTTGTCCGTGCGGTTCGGGCAGGAAGTACAAACAGTGCCACGGGAAATTGAATTGATACGCGAAAGGAGAATGACATGTCGTTAGTGATTGATACGCTGCGCACCTCGCCGGTTACCGAGGAACTGAACGATGCCGAGGTGGAGATTCTCGCGGAATTATTTGAGGTGCAGGATTACAAATCAGGCGCGGCCATCGTCCAGCCCGGGAGTGATCAGCCAGACAACCTGTATATCCTGGCGCATGGCGACATCGAGGTGAAGATCAAGAGCGGCGCTGAAGAATCCACCATCCACGTCCTCAAGCCCGGCGACCTCGCGGGCATCATCACCTTTGCAGGTGGCGCGGCTTCTGATGTCAGCGCAACGTTGATCGCGATCGGAGACACCAAGGTGCTGAGCATGCCAAGGGCAAAGTTCGAGACATTGATCAACTCGCACCCCATGATCGTGTATCGCGTGATGCGAGGCGTGGTGCGCAACGTGCATGGCATCGTGCGGCGCGTGAATACGGAATCTGCAGAACTCGCCAATTACATCTACAAGAGCGGCGGGCGTTATTAGATAGCACGACGACCGGCCATTCCCCGAGTCAGGCGATTCCGGGGCGCCGGTTACAGGAGAAGGTCTTATGCCGGTCAATCTGACCCCGCCCGTAGCGGCACAACTGTTGCCCGTTGCGGGCGTTTCTTTGGGTGTCGCGCAAGCGGGCATCAAGTATGCGGGCCGCAAGGACCTGCTGGTGATGCAGCTATGTGAAGGCGCGCGCATTGCGGGCGTATTTACCAGGAATCGCTTTTGTGCTGCGCCGGTAATCGTGGCGCGCGAGCATCTGGATGCAAATCAGGACATTCGCGCGCTGGTGGTCAATACTGGCAATGCCAATGCGGGCACCGGTGAGCAGGGGTTGAGCGATGCGCGCGGTACCTGCGCGGCACTGGCGGGTTTGCTGGGGTGCCGGGATGCCCAGATATTGCCGTTCTCTACTGGCGTGATCATGGAACCGTTGCCGGTAGCGAAGATTGCTGCCGGTTTGCCGGGTGCTGTAGCCAATATGCGTCCGGATAACTGGTTTGATGCTGCACAGGCGATCATGACCACCGATATCGTCGCCAAGGCGACCTCCCGGCAAGTGACGATAAAAGGCGTGAATATCACTGTCACTGGTATCGCCAAAGGTTCCGGCATGATCCACCCGAACATGGCGACCATGCTGGGCTACATTGCCACCGATGCCGCGGTCTCGCAGCCCTTGCTGCAACAGATGGTGCGCGAAGCCGCCAATCGTTCATTCAACTGCATCACCGTGGATGGCGACACCTCCACCAATGACGCGCTGATGCTGATCGCCACAGGCAAATCTGCCTTGCCGGAAATCAGCGAGACGGCAGATGTTGAGTTCGCCGCGCTGCAGGCCGCAATCAGTGAAGTTGCCATTTACCTCGCACAAGCCATCGTGCGCGACGGAGAAGGCGCGACCAAGTTCATTGCCGTAAAAGTCGAGGGCGGGAAAGATGAAAACGAATGCAGGCAGATAGGATATGCGATTGCACGCTCGCCGCTGGTCAAGACCGCATTCTTTGCCTCTGATCCCAATCTTGGACGCATTCTGGCGGCAATCGGCTATGCCGGCGTCGATGATCTGGATGTTGCTGCGCTGGAACTGTATCTGGATGAGGTGCTGGTTGCCGAACATGGCGGGCGTGCTGCCAGCTATCGCGAGGCGGACGGCCAGCGCGTGATGCAGCAAAGCGATATCACGATTCGGGTGGTGTTGGGTCGCGGGACGGCAAATGCGACGCTGTGGACTTGCGATTTTTCTTATGATTATGTGAAGATTAATGCGAGTTATCGGAGTTAGTTTGTTATCCCTGTGAAGGCCGGAATAAAGAGTCCGTTTTTTGGCGAGCTTCAAGGAACGATTATCTGAAACAAGGCCGCTCGTGGTGAGATATCGAACCATGAATTGCCCTAATCAAAATCAAAACCGCCGGGTCATCCCCGGCCGCTTTGCATATTTAGGTACACCCATCCTTCGACAATCTCAGGGCGAGCGGCCTTGTTTGAAAGACCACTTTGAACACGCAAACCGAAAACACCAAGATCGTCGAGGTTGCCGCCGCCGTCCTGCAGCGTCCCGACGGATCCTTCCTGCTCGCCCAACGTCCTGCCGGTAAAATTTGGGCCGGCTACTGGGAGTTTCCCGGTGGCAAGGTCGAGCTGGGCGAGACGCCGCATCATGCACTGGTGCGCGAGTTGCGCGAAGAGTTGGGGATCTCGGTCGAGACCGCTTATCCGTGGTTGACACGCGTGTTTACCTATCCGCACGCGACGGTACGGCTGAATTTTTTTCGCGTGACGGCATGGCGCAGTGAATTGCATCCGCACGAGGGACAGCAGTTTGCCTGGCAACCGGCCCTCTCCCGCGAGCGGGAGAAGGGGCGAGTTTCAGTTGAGCCTGTCCTGCCTGCCAACACGCCTGTCCTGCGCGCGCTGGAATTGCCGGCTTTGTATGCAATCAGCAATGTCGCCGAGCTGGGTGAGGTGGAATTTCTGCGGCGACTGGAGAAGGCTTTGTCGGATGGATTGCGGTTGGTCCAGTTGCGCGAGAAGGATTATCCGCGCGAGGCACTGCATGAACTGGCCCTGAAGATGATGCCGATGATCCGTCGATATGGGGCGCGACTGATTATCAATGCCGATATCGAACTGGCCGGCGAAGTCCGGGCGGATGGTGTGCAATTGAGCAGCAAGCAGCTCGCCGGATTGCGCAAACGCCCCGAAGTGAACTGGTGCGGAGCTTCTTGTCACAATGCAGGAGAGTTGCGCCGGGCGGAAGAGCTGGGTTGCGATTTTGCGTTGCTGAGTCCGGTTCTTCCGACGAAGTCACACCCGGGGACGCCGCCTCTGGGCTGGGAAGAATTTTCAGTCGCCGCATCTGGATCGTCCATTCCCGTCTATGCTTTGGGCGGATTGACGCACGATAACATGCGTACGGCCTGGCGGCATGGCGCGCACGGGATAGCGTTATTGCGTCAGGCCTGGTGATTCGCGTCGAGGGAGTCCCGCTCGCGCTGTTCGATGCGATATTCCTCGTTGGCCCATTTCCCAAGGTCGATGAGTTTGCAGCGTTCACTACAGAACGGGCGATGGTGGTTGTCGGTATCCCATACATGTTCGCGACCGCAATGCGGGCAGGTGACAACTGGTTGTGACGTGGTGCGGGTCATGACGAGAGGCTGCAAAAGGTCAGATCGAAAGGAACATCCTGGTCGAACAGGGTGGACTTCGCAGAATAGTTGGCGGCGACGAAACGGATGTTGAGCGCATATTTGTTGGCGCTGACTTCGGGGATGCAGGCCATGTCATCGTCCAGGCCGATGCGCAGCATCTGCGCGATGCGGCCGCCCTGCATTTGCTGGAAGGCTCCGTGGTGTGCAGTAAAGTGCAGCGTCTTGCCGCCTTCGCGCAACAGTCGCAGGATGACTTCCAGTCCCGTGTGCAACGGCATGAACGGGGATAGCCAGTCCTGAAGATTCTCACGCCGCAGGTCGGCATGCTGTTCCTGCCAGTAATGATAGGAAGGCAGGTCGAATTCGCAGGTGCCTCCCGGCATGCAGGCGCGCTGCCGGATACCCATCAGCCATTCGTTCTCGCGCAGGTGCTGGCCGATCTTGCCGCCCAGCGCGAGCAGGTTCAGGGATGCGTTTTCGATCTCGGTCAGGATGGCATCCAGCGCTTCTTCGGAGATCGCGGGGTTGTTGTGCAGGCCGGACAATGCGCGTTTTTGCCGCTCCAGCTCCTGCACCAGCTCCGATTTCAGGTCGGCGCGGCTCGAGACTTCGAGTATTTCGAACAATGTGCCAAGCGCGGCATGATGATCCACCGAGCTGTCTTTTTCCATGAAATGCGCCATGCGTGCGAACAAATCCTCGAGGCGCAGCAACGTGCGCACCTTTTCGTTGAGAGGAAACTCGTAACTGATCATGGGTTATCGCACGGAAGGTCGTTGGGTGAAGACCGGCTAAAGATATATTGAATGTCTGTTAATCGTCAATTGCTGTTTGCCATCATGGTGTAGCGCCCATGCAGGATGGTCACCTGTGCTGCCAGTGCATCCACTCCGCCATCATTGTGAATGATGTCGTCAGCCAGTCGCAAGCGTTCGTCGCGCGGCGTCTGCTGGGCAATGATGGCGCGCACTTCCGATTCACTCATCTGGCTGCGACCGATAACCCGCCTGACTTGGGTGGCCGGTTCGCAATCCACTACCAGGATGCGTTGCACAAGTTTCTGGAAGGCGACGCTCTCCGGCAATAGCGGCACAACCAGAACGATGTACGGGTTCGTATGCAACTGCGGCAAGCGTGATTCGACCTGTTCCAGTATCAGAGGGTGCAAAATCCCTTCCAACTGACGCTTGGCGCCGCTATCGGCAAATATCCGTTCGCGCATCTTGTTGCGGTTCAGTGTGCCGTCCTTTTCGATGTACCCGTC carries:
- a CDS encoding cell division protein FtsQ/DivIB — translated: MWDDHILLREISDVLFALSMLAMLYGAGWYAVHQPGLFPLHTVRLEANPLRVDVPAVFRTVRGEVNGNFFTTDIERLRLALEKLPWVRSVAIRREFPDRLMVRLEEHQPLARWNDSALVNRQGEVFSAESGQLLPDFVGQEGTSTEVAQSFGQFSRQLAALDLQIERLALTPRHAWQVQLNNGLVLELGREEMQRRLARFVAVYPYGIAAMQGNIRYVDLRYRNGFAVGGSGKG
- the ftsA gene encoding cell division protein FtsA; this encodes MSRNRENKNLVVGLDIGTSKIVAIVGEVKPDGSLEVIGMGMHKSDGMKKGMVVNIEATVGSIQRALEEAELMADCKIHEVYTGIAGSHIRGINSRGMVKIKEKEVSVGDIERVIETASSISLPADQQTLHVLEQEFSIDGQDGIKKPLGMSGMRLDVEVHIVSGAVAAVQNIMKCIHRCGLEVNELILQPLASSKAVLAEDEKDLGVCIVDIGGGTTDIAVFTGGAIRHTAVIPIAGDQITNDIAMALRTPTQDAEDIKIKQGCALRQLADDSAIEVPGVGERGPRMLSRQTLAEVIEPRVEELYSLVQQELRRSGFEDLLSSGIVICGGSSAMQGMVELGEEIFHLPVRLGIPKYVGGLSDVVKTPRMATGVGLLLYGLEHHLRNEEIRMQSSSFGDVLARMKSWFQGNF
- the ftsZ gene encoding cell division protein FtsZ; this translates as MFEIMEAQSQEAVIKVIGVGGCGGNAVDHMIEQGVQGVEFVVINTDAQALKRSKARTQLQIGASITKGLGAGAKPSVGQAAAEEDRDRIREMIQGANMVFITAGMGGGTGTGAAPIVAQIAKEMDILTVAVVTKPFAYEGNRMRFAKAGIEALHEFVDSLIIVPNSKLMEVLGMDITVPEAFKAANGVLQGAVAGIAEVINVPGLINVDFADVRTVMSENGMAMMGSAIASGEGRARIAAERAIASPLLEDVDMSGARGVLVNITSSSYLKLKEIDDVMECVQFAAEEATVIVGSVFDDAMGEDLRVTVVATGLGAPLARRQPKPEVVYRSEETFQRTGTDNEPAPNASVNYAELDTPAVMRRGRREAVDAMEKSGVDTYDIPSFLRKQAD
- a CDS encoding UDP-3-O-acyl-N-acetylglucosamine deacetylase, with protein sequence MVKQRTLKNAVSVTGVGLHSGEKVTLGLRPAPANTGIVFRRVDIKPVEEICASAELVHDTRLSTCMEQNGVRVATIEHLMSALAGLGVDNAYVDLDSAEVPIMDGSAGTFIFLLQSAGIVEQGAAKKFIRVKKAVEVRQGDKWVRFDPHHGYKLTFTINFAHPVFANSKQHVTVDLDEHSYVRDISRARTFGFMQDVENMRAQGLALGGSLDNAIVMDDYRVLNPDGLRFEDEFVKHKVLDAIGDLYLLKYPLIGAFSGYKSGHALNNALLRALLADEQAWEFVTFDSEEEAPAFLRLQLHSA
- a CDS encoding DUF721 domain-containing protein encodes the protein MAQRLKSLLSSGQEFGFLTGKTKYLLALQQHFASVAPPHLAESAQILGLHAGTLSVAVANPAIAAKLRQLAPELVVMLQNRDCEVSGIRVKVQVDYMRYRPPPTPRILTETARNALNELSGNMDDSPLKDALQRMARRKN
- a CDS encoding M23 family metallopeptidase, coding for MNIILVSNRLAKASSINLGGWQIMMLLVLLFWMMLGVAFAAQYALVRFAPEGLNDSIRTLLSRVQSEEREKQQSYMHSSLDAMATRVGRIQAEVQRLDALGARLAKLTGMKPEEFQFDQPPAQGGPLVMPSTQELSAASLERQLDKLAEVVTDRSDKLMALETMLLQNQLNRKLLPSIPPINGGFYSSNFGWRSDPFTGANAMHEGVDYMVPAGTAIRASAGGVVAFSDYHPQYGNMVEVDHGNDIVTRYAHASKLLVKVGQVVRRGTKLAEVGSTGRSTGNHLHFEVRYKGIAQNPVRFLRNAAS
- the secA gene encoding preprotein translocase subunit SecA — its product is MISRMLKSVFGSRNDRLLKQYRAIVKTVNKFESDITRLSDEELRQKTESFKQCFARGETLDALLPEAFAVVREASSRVLGMRHYDVQLIGGIALHNGKIAEMRTGEGKTLMATLPVYLNAISGKGVHVVTVNDYLAGRDAEWMGKVYRFLGLSVGVILSQMPHDQKKAAYAADITYGTNNEFGFDYLRDNMATQMDERYQRPLNYAIVDEVDSILIDEARTPLIISGQAEDNVDIYVHVNQLAPQLVRQKDGDEEGPGDFSVDEKNHQILLTEAGHERAETILTQAGLLPEGGSLYDPANITLIHHLYAALRAHSLYHRDQHYVVQDGEVVIVDEFTGRLMAGRRWSDGLHQAVEAKEGVPIQKENQTLASITFQNYFRLYHKLAGMTGTADTEAYEFQQIYSLETVIIPPHRPTIRNDQMDKVYLTTGEKHLAVIDDIRDCYRRGQPVLVGTTSIENSELLSGLLDKEKMPHQVLNAKQHAREAEIVAQAGRPKMVTIATNMAGRGTDIVLGGNVEKQVELIRGDDSLEESEKEGRIAQLKEEWQQLHQQVLSSGGLHIIGTERHESRRVDNQLRGRSGRQGDPGSSRFFLSLEDPLLRIFASDRVAAIMSRFKLPEGEAIEHKWVTRAIENAQRKVEARNFDLRKQILEYDDVANDQRKVIYQQRSELLESTDISDTIAAMREGVLEDAISQHIAPHSMEEQWDVPGLEKALAAEFRLALPIARWLEEDRQLNEEGLRVRIAEQARQLYQAKVDAVGGEAMHHYERAIMLQSLDVHWREHLAALDHLRQGIHLRGYAQKNPKQEYKREAFELFAMMLDEIKREVTQVLMMVQVRSEADVEAVESQPAPENVQYHHADYDEALEQGAQPSDGEHKPFVREGQKVGRNDPCPCGSGRKYKQCHGKLN